One window of Halorussus sp. MSC15.2 genomic DNA carries:
- a CDS encoding universal stress protein yields MADDYRIAVAVGNPDHAEQLVRTAVDVARDRGGEVFVVGVVVTPQESPFALFTDEVIAREFGGERRALLDRAVSVASGTGVTVSGELFVASSVSRGVLAAVAERDCDSLLLGWQERTRENAVLGTNVDRILRRADCDVLVEKIGALAGEVESVLLPVAESPHAGLAAAVARAIAVSNDARVDLLRVVASPDDESAARDLLSRTADSLSEVAVETEVREGEVADEIVSASKSRNVTVLGATRTGALRRRIVGSIPREVGRRAEGTVIMARKGGGSLASRVFRL; encoded by the coding sequence ATGGCGGACGACTACCGCATCGCCGTCGCCGTCGGCAACCCCGACCACGCCGAGCAGTTGGTCCGGACCGCGGTGGACGTGGCCCGCGACCGAGGCGGCGAGGTGTTCGTCGTCGGCGTCGTCGTCACGCCACAGGAGTCGCCGTTCGCACTGTTCACCGACGAGGTCATCGCCCGCGAGTTCGGCGGCGAGCGCCGAGCGCTGCTCGACCGGGCGGTGTCGGTCGCCTCCGGCACCGGCGTCACGGTCTCCGGGGAACTCTTCGTCGCCTCGTCGGTATCGAGAGGCGTCCTCGCGGCGGTCGCCGAACGCGACTGCGACAGCCTACTGCTCGGTTGGCAGGAGCGGACGCGGGAGAACGCGGTCCTCGGGACCAACGTGGACCGCATCCTGCGCCGGGCCGACTGCGACGTGCTGGTGGAGAAAATCGGCGCGCTCGCCGGGGAGGTCGAGTCCGTCCTCCTGCCGGTCGCCGAGAGTCCCCACGCCGGACTCGCCGCCGCCGTGGCGCGGGCAATCGCGGTCTCCAACGACGCTCGCGTGGACCTCCTGCGGGTGGTCGCGTCGCCGGACGACGAGTCGGCGGCCCGCGACCTGCTCTCTCGCACCGCCGACTCGCTCTCGGAGGTCGCGGTCGAGACCGAGGTTCGGGAGGGCGAGGTCGCGGACGAAATCGTCTCGGCCTCGAAGTCGCGGAACGTGACGGTCCTCGGTGCGACTCGGACCGGCGCACTCCGGCGGCGCATCGTAGGTTCAATCCCGCGGGAGGTCGGGCG